Proteins encoded within one genomic window of Brassica rapa cultivar Chiifu-401-42 chromosome A09, CAAS_Brap_v3.01, whole genome shotgun sequence:
- the LOC103837650 gene encoding prostatic spermine-binding protein gives MEVAALMSMETQRQWTCSATETLLFLVGRNLACLLLAAESLLIGLIAEDQRLSVKEGYKKGHRDEENKDASDSDDDDDDDEDNADEDDDDDDDDANDEDFSGGEGEEADPEDDPVTNGGGGSDDNDDDDDDGDESGDDDGDEDEEDEDEDDEEDDEDVRQPPAKKRK, from the exons ATGGAAGTGGCTGCCCTCATGTCAATGGAGACGCAGAGACAATGGACTTGTTCTGCCACTGAGACGCTTCTCTTCCTCGTTGGAAGGAATCTGGCTTGTCTGCTTCTCGCG GCAGAATCTTTGCTGATAGGGTTGATTGCTGAAGATCAGAG GCTTTCTGTGAAGGAGGGCTACAAAAAAGGACACCGAGATGAGGAAAATAAAGATGCCAGTGactctgatgatgatgacgatgatgatgaggacAACGCTGAtgaagacgatgatgatgatgatgatgatgctaaTGATGAAGATTTTTCAGGGGGTGAAGGAGAGGAAGCTGATCCGGAGGATGACCCGGTGACCAATGGTGGGGGAGGAAGcgatgataatgatgatgatgacgatgacgGGGATGAGAgtggtgatgatgatggagATGAGGATGAGGAGGACGAAGATGAGGATGATGAGGAAGATGACGAAGATGTTCGCCAGCCGCCTGCTAAGAAGAGAAAATGA
- the LOC103837649 gene encoding uncharacterized protein LOC103837649, protein MLCSRSKTVFVLFSFLLVATGISIAEKEAASVEEEWGTSVKERFMAEEKGENSSLILAANRTKRKDPTENFNIYTGGWNISNTHYWTSVAYTATPFFVIAGVWFVVFGLSLSLICLCYCCCARQPYGYSRVAYALSLILLILFTIAAIVGCVFLYTGQGKFHASTTDTLDYVVRQANFTAENLRNVSDYLNAAKKVDVQSIVLPGDVLSSIDNIQGKINSSATTLSVQTMENQDRIQDVLDNMRLALIIIAAVMLFLAFIGFLLSIFGLQCLVYTLVILGWILVTGTFVLCGVFLLLHNVVGDTCVAMDQWVQHPKAHTALDDILPCVDNATATETLSQTKLVTYQLVEIVDNFMNTIANKNFPPQARPLYYNQSGPLMPLLCNPFNADLSDHLCKPGEVHLSNATEVWKNYTCKYITPGICSTPGRLTPDHYTQMAAAVNVSYGLYKYGPFLADLRGCNFVRSTFTDIERDHCPGLRRYTQWIYVGLVLVSTAVMLSLVFWVVYARERRHRVYTKDYNAMHSEAPRDKGPQ, encoded by the exons ATGTTGTGTTCCAGATCTAAAACAGTGTTCGTACTTTTCTCATTCCTTCTTGTCGCCACTGGAATATCTATTGCTg AAAAGGAAGCAGCAAGTGTTGAAGAAGAATGGGGGACAAGTGTGAAAGAAAGGTTTATGGCAGAGGAAAAAGGAGAGAACTCGTCTCTGATTTTGGCTGCAAACAGAACAAAGAGGAAAGACCCTACTGAGAATTTCAACATTTACACTGGTGGATGGAACATAAGCAATACCCATTATTGGACT TCTGTTGCTTATACAGCGACGCCTTTCTTTGTGATAGCAGGAGTCTGGTTTGTGGTCTTCGGGCTATCCTTGTCTCTCATTTGCCTTTGCTATTGCTGCTGTGCCCGTCAGCCTTACGGCTATTCCAGGGTTGCTTATGCTCTCTCCCTTATCCTCCTCATATTATTCACAATCGCTGCAAT TGTGGGATGTGTTTTCCTTTACACGGGCCAAGGGAAATTTCATGCTAGCACAACAGATACTTTGGACTATGTGGTGAGGCAGGCAAATTTCACGGCGGAAAACCTCAGGAATGTGTCGGATTATCTCAATGCAGCTAAGAAGGTGGATGTGCAATCCATCGTTCTTCCAGGGGATGTTCTGTCGAGCATCGACAACATACAAGGAAAGATCAACTCCTCTGCAACTACTCTTTCTGTTCAAACAATGGAGAACCAAGACAGGATTCAAGATGTCTTGGACAACAT GAGACTTGCGCTCATCATCATCGCTGCTGTGATGCTTTTTCTTGCGTTCATTGGATTCT TACTCTCCATCTTTGGACTGCAGTGCCTTGTATACAC GTTAGTGATCCTTGGTTGGATTCTTGTCACCGGCACTTTCGTCTTGTGTGGTGTATTTCTCCTTCTACACAA CGTTGTTGGGGATACGTGTGTGGCCATGGACCAATGGGTGCAACACCCGAAAGCTCACACCGCTCTAGACGATATTCTACCGTGCGTTGATAACGCAACCGCGACCGAAACATTGAGTCAGACAAAGCTTGTGACGTACCAGTTGGTTGAAATTGTTGACAATTTCATGAACACCATCGCCAACAAGAACTTCCCGCCTCAAGCCCGACCCCTTTATTACAACCAGTCGGGCCCCCTAATGCCTTTGCTCTGTAACCCCTTCAATGCTGATCTCTCTGACCACCTGTGCAAGCCCGGTGAGGTCCATCTCAGCAATGCAACTGAG GTGTGGAAGAACTACACTTGCAAATATATAACACCGGGAATATGTAGCACGCCCGGACGTCTGACCCCAGATCATTACACCCAGATGGCTGCAGCAGTTAACGTAAGCTATGGTCTGTACAAGTATGGTCCATTCTTGGCAGATCTGCGAGGGTGTAACTTCGTGAGGTCCACATTCACTGATATAGAGAGGGATCATTGCCCTGGACTGAGGAGATACACGCAGTGGATCTACGTGGGTCTTGTGCTGGTGTCTACTGCTGTAATGCTGTCTTTGGTGTTTTGGGTTGTATACGCGCGGGAGAGGAGGCACCGTGTTTACACCAAAGACTACAATGCTATGCATTCTGAAGCTCCACGGGACAAGGGTCCGCAGTGA
- the LOC103837647 gene encoding serine carboxypeptidase-like 42, with the protein MVSYSAFAVTMLVAMLTVQWLGCNFAGGYPEEDLVVRLPGQPKVLFRQYAGYVDVDSETCRSLFYYFVEADTQPETKPLTLWLNRGPGCSSVGGGAFTELGPFYPTGDDRGLRINSMSWNKASNLLFVDSPAGVGWSYSNTSSDYNTGDETTASDMLVFLLRWFNKFPELKARHLFLTGESYAGHYIPQLADAIHSYNRQSSGFKINVKGIAIGNPLLKLDTDTSASYDFIWSHGIISDERRHAIIRQCDFTSLPNTSKECIEALTEVSLANIYVNVYDVLLDVCFPSIIEQELRLKKMATQMSMGVDVCMKHERQLYFNLPAVQHALHANRTRLPYQWSMCSTLVNYSGMDGNINMLPILKRIIQNKTSVWIFSGDQDSVVPLLGSRTLVRELAHDLNFSTTLPYGPWFHKNQVGGWVTEYGKILTFATVRGAAHMVPYAQPSRALHIFSSFVRGRRLPNSTHYSPDE; encoded by the exons ATGGTATCGTACAGTGCCTTTGCTGTGACAATGTTGGTGGCCATGCTTACAGTGCAGTGGTTGGGTTGCAATTTTGCAGGAGGATATCCTGAAGAAGACCTAGTGGTGAGGCTTCCTGGTCAACCAAAAGTCTTATTTAGACAGTATGCAGGTTATGTGGATGTTGACTCCGAAACATGCCGCAGTCTCTTCTACTACTTTGTGGAAGCAGACACACAACCGGAGACCAAACCCTTAACCCTTTGGCTTAACAGAG GTCCAGGTTGTTCATCAGTTGGTGGAGGTGCTTTCACCGAGTTGGGTCCATTTTACCCAACAGGAGATGACCGTGGCCTCCGCATTAACTCTATGTCGTGGAACAAAG CCTCGAACCTGCTTTTTGTGGATTCTCCAGCCGGAGTTGGTTGGTCTTACTCCAACACAAGCTCTGATTACAACACCGGGGACGAAACTACTG CTAGCGATATGCTTGTGTTCCTGTTGAGATGGTTCAACAAGTTCCCAGAGTTGAAAGCTCGTCACTTGTTTCTCACTGGGGAAAGCTACGCAG GACATTACATACCTCAACTGGCTGATGCTATACACAGCTATAATAGACAGTCAAGTGGGTTCAAGATCAATGTCAAAGGAATTGCA ATTGGGAAtccacttctgaagcttgacaCTGACACGTCAGCTTCTTACGACTTCATATGGTCTCACGGGATTATTTCTGATGAACGTAGACACGCAATCATCAGGCAATGTGACTTTACCAGTCTCCCAAACACAAGCAAGGAGTGCATCGAGGCTCTCACTGAAGTCAGCTTGGcgaatatatatgtaaatgtcTATGACGTTCTCCTCGACGTATGCTTCCCATCTATAATTGAGCAAGAGTTGAGGCTCAAGAAAATG GCTACACAGATGAGCATGGGGGTGGATGTCTGTATGAAACACGAAAGACAGTTATATTTCAATCTCCCAGCGGTGCAACACGCTCTTCACGCGAACCGCACTCGTCTACCTTACCAATGGTCTATGTGCAGCAC CCTGGTAAATTACAGTGGCATGGACGGGAACATTAACATGCTTCCGATTCTTAAGAGAATTATACAGAACAAAACTTCTGTTTGGATCTTCAG TGGAGATCAAGATTCTGTAGTTCCACTTCTTGGTTCTAGAACTCTCGTACGAGAACTTGCTCATGATCTCAACTTCAGTACCACACTTCCCTATGGACCTTGGTTCCACAAAAACCAG GTTGGTGGCTGGGTCACCGAGTATGGAAAGATATTGACGTTTGCAACGGTGAGAGGAGCGGCTCATATGGTGCCCTATGCGCAGCCCTCACGAGCTCTGCATATATTCAGTAGCTTTGTGCGTGGCCGGAGATTGCCCAACAGCACCCATTATTCTCCTGATGAATGA